Within the Enterococcus hirae ATCC 9790 genome, the region ATTAAAAATGATTCAAGCACCATTTGGCAGCTATAAAGATCCCGACCCAACCAATCGCTTTTTCAATCCTGAATTAGCTGGTGGTGCTTTATTAGATATTGGGACATATGCCGTCTCGTTTGCTCGTTTCTTTTTGAGCTCTCAACCAGAAGTTATTGCATCAACAATGGTACCATTTGAAACAGGTGTGGATGAACAGTCAGTGACTATTTTAAGGAATAAAGAAAATGAGTTAGCAACGATCAGTCTGACTTTCCAAGCCAAAATGCCTAAAGTGGGAATCGTTGCCTTTGAAGAAGGCTATATCACCATCACCGATTACCCTCGTGCGGATCGTGCGGAGATCATCTTCAATGACGGGACAAAAGAATGGATCGAAAGCGGCAGCACCGCGCAAGCCATGAATTATGAAATCGAAAATATGGTCAAAACTATTAAAGGCGAACTCCCTAACCGTTCGTTGTTTCTGACCCACGATGTCATC harbors:
- a CDS encoding Gfo/Idh/MocA family protein, with product MKKYQWGIIGLGNIAHEFAEHFDQETSELAAVASRTIDKAEAFAQRYHIPKAYGSYQEMLNDQEIDIIYIAVPNRQHSQHIMEALAANKHVLCEKAITMNKKELTEAMKLAEEKNLVLAEAMTIFNMPLYQQLRSLIDTNKLGALKMIQAPFGSYKDPDPTNRFFNPELAGGALLDIGTYAVSFARFFLSSQPEVIASTMVPFETGVDEQSVTILRNKENELATISLTFQAKMPKVGIVAFEEGYITITDYPRADRAEIIFNDGTKEWIESGSTAQAMNYEIENMVKTIKGELPNRSLFLTHDVIEILDGMQKLWQK